A region from the Desulfovibrio sp. genome encodes:
- a CDS encoding AAA family ATPase — MPTIAPLPASRLHATLDPARIPWETSKDIPLPRNGRQNPFQPRAMQALDLALQIKNQGYNVYLSGEADLGRSHMLLSYLGPQAKKAQTPEDLVYVHNFADPDRPCLFALPTGMGKKLKQNLKELIEHIREELPRRFEASTYVKRRAKIVDNFQNARMGLLRKMNSVAVDKGFNLDMDESGGLTLYPLVEGKRLSEEEFDRLDTTLRLSLKSRGDNLVQAMSGYMRQLNKAEESFQDDERGLEREAMTQVLTSFFNPIEQRTLKACPVKGLDAYFTALREDILKNTDAFLQRDGGPLGDPHGAPVEAVLYRYEVNLLVDNSGLDGAPIIVEDHPTAVNLLGCVERESEMGALVTDFTLIRAGSIHKANGGFLVLHIEDLLQHPNAWEGLLRALRSNMARIEDSGEGPDTPIRTKGINPEPLPLNLKVVLIGDEELYEGLLVNDDRFSKLFRIKAHMADTTERNAANVRAYLGHIATIIKETELPCFDRTALAWLIDLGSHICEDQRRLSLRFPELRELMIEASALARMRKQDVVTAPVLEEAHAARIYRANLVEEIYMEEYDRNMIKVQTSGQAIGQVNGLSVTWHGDFEFGLPHRISCTVGVGHEGIIDLEREAELGGPIHTKAMMILKSYLTDLFARKKPLVLSGSLYFEQSYAGIEGDSASGAELAALLSALADVPVRLDLAFTGAVSQTGQIMAVGGVTRKIEGFYNVCASQGLTGTQGVIMPFDNVDHLMLAPNVIEAVEKGQFSIYPVRRIEEALALLTGLSIGRRLKQGGFTKNSLYDMVDRRLERLGDYAQNAFRRTRKSKEG, encoded by the coding sequence ATGCCAACTATCGCTCCCCTGCCCGCGTCCCGCCTGCACGCCACGTTAGATCCCGCCCGTATCCCATGGGAAACGAGCAAGGATATCCCGCTGCCGCGCAACGGTCGCCAGAATCCATTCCAGCCCCGTGCCATGCAGGCGCTGGACCTTGCCCTGCAAATCAAAAATCAGGGCTATAACGTCTACCTGTCTGGCGAGGCCGATCTTGGCCGCAGCCACATGCTGCTGAGCTACCTTGGCCCTCAGGCAAAAAAGGCCCAGACGCCTGAGGATCTGGTATACGTGCATAATTTTGCCGATCCTGACCGGCCCTGCCTTTTTGCCCTGCCCACAGGTATGGGCAAGAAGTTAAAGCAGAACCTTAAGGAACTGATCGAGCATATCCGCGAGGAGCTGCCTCGCCGTTTTGAGGCCAGCACCTACGTGAAGCGCCGCGCCAAGATTGTGGACAACTTCCAGAACGCCCGCATGGGCCTGCTGCGCAAGATGAATTCCGTTGCTGTAGACAAGGGATTCAATCTTGATATGGACGAAAGCGGCGGTCTGACCCTGTATCCGCTGGTGGAAGGCAAGCGCCTGAGCGAAGAAGAATTCGACAGGCTGGACACAACCCTGCGCCTCAGCCTCAAAAGCCGTGGCGACAACCTCGTGCAGGCCATGTCGGGCTACATGCGTCAGCTGAACAAGGCGGAAGAAAGCTTCCAGGACGACGAGCGCGGCCTCGAACGCGAAGCCATGACTCAGGTGCTGACCAGCTTCTTCAACCCCATTGAGCAGCGCACGCTCAAGGCCTGCCCGGTCAAGGGGCTGGATGCCTACTTTACGGCCCTGCGCGAAGACATCCTTAAAAATACCGATGCCTTTCTGCAAAGGGACGGCGGCCCCCTTGGCGACCCGCACGGCGCGCCGGTTGAAGCTGTGCTCTACCGTTACGAGGTCAATCTGCTGGTGGACAACAGCGGCCTTGATGGCGCACCTATCATTGTGGAAGACCACCCCACCGCCGTGAACCTGCTCGGCTGTGTGGAGCGCGAATCTGAAATGGGCGCGCTGGTCACGGATTTCACCCTTATCCGCGCGGGCAGCATCCACAAGGCCAATGGTGGTTTTCTGGTGCTGCATATTGAGGATCTTCTGCAACATCCCAATGCCTGGGAGGGCCTGTTGCGCGCCCTGCGCTCCAATATGGCCCGCATTGAAGATTCCGGCGAAGGCCCGGATACGCCAATCCGCACCAAGGGTATCAATCCCGAGCCGCTGCCCCTGAACCTCAAGGTAGTGCTGATCGGCGATGAAGAACTGTACGAAGGTCTGCTTGTCAATGACGACAGATTCTCAAAGCTCTTCCGCATCAAGGCCCACATGGCCGACACTACAGAGCGCAATGCCGCCAATGTGCGCGCCTACCTCGGGCACATTGCCACCATCATCAAGGAAACAGAACTCCCCTGTTTTGACCGCACGGCCTTGGCATGGCTCATCGATCTCGGGTCGCACATCTGCGAAGACCAGCGCCGCCTTTCTCTGCGTTTTCCCGAACTGCGCGAGCTTATGATCGAGGCTTCGGCCCTGGCCCGTATGCGCAAGCAGGATGTGGTCACCGCGCCCGTGCTGGAAGAAGCTCACGCGGCGCGCATCTACCGGGCCAACCTAGTGGAAGAGATCTATATGGAAGAATACGACCGCAACATGATCAAGGTGCAGACCTCGGGTCAGGCCATTGGTCAGGTTAACGGTCTTTCCGTCACGTGGCACGGCGATTTTGAATTTGGTCTGCCGCACAGGATTTCATGTACCGTGGGCGTGGGGCATGAGGGCATCATCGACCTTGAACGCGAGGCCGAGCTGGGTGGCCCCATCCACACCAAGGCCATGATGATCCTGAAGAGCTACCTCACGGATCTTTTTGCGCGCAAAAAGCCTCTGGTGCTCTCCGGCTCGCTCTATTTTGAGCAGAGTTACGCGGGCATTGAAGGCGACAGCGCCTCTGGCGCGGAACTTGCCGCCCTGCTCTCGGCCCTTGCCGATGTGCCGGTGCGCCTTGACCTGGCCTTTACCGGGGCTGTTAGCCAGACGGGGCAGATCATGGCCGTGGGCGGCGTTACCCGCAAGATCGAGGGCTTTTATAATGTTTGCGCCAGCCAGGGCCTCACGGGCACGCAAGGGGTTATCATGCCCTTTGACAACGTGGATCACCTCATGCTCGCGCCCAATGTTATTGAAGCTGTAGAGAAAGGCCAGTTCTCCATTTACCCTGTGCGGCGCATAGAAGAAGCCCTCGCCCTCTTGACTGGTCTTTCAATCGGTCGCAGACTGAAACAGGGCGGATTTACGAAAAACAGCCTGTACGACATGGTTGACCGCAGGCTGGAGCGTCTGGGCGATTACGCGCAGAATGCCTTTAGACGCACCAGAAAATCCAAAGAGGGATAA
- a CDS encoding TetR/AcrR family transcriptional regulator, with translation MNKNKKEALLQAAKELFGECGYVETTFKKISDKAGVALGLLTHHYGNKEKLFLASGLDVLERFLVRLRAATAEATCGYDGVMRFCRAYLDFSIDKDSNWLVLVRCSPYSDMKTKTDRDIMDSMFSQVHNELERVIAKGVEDGSIVKVDSKSTAQVIISLMVGSNRTRVLTPYAMPTLYEDVLEFISRSIKA, from the coding sequence ATGAACAAAAACAAGAAAGAAGCGTTGCTTCAGGCCGCCAAAGAACTTTTTGGCGAATGCGGGTATGTGGAAACCACATTCAAAAAAATATCCGACAAAGCTGGTGTTGCCCTCGGGTTGTTGACCCACCACTACGGCAACAAGGAAAAGCTGTTTCTTGCCTCTGGACTTGATGTCCTGGAACGCTTTCTCGTAAGGCTGCGCGCAGCCACCGCCGAAGCCACCTGTGGTTACGATGGCGTCATGCGTTTTTGCAGGGCATACCTTGATTTTTCGATCGACAAGGATTCCAACTGGCTGGTGCTTGTGCGCTGTTCGCCCTACAGCGACATGAAAACCAAAACCGACCGCGATATTATGGATTCCATGTTTTCTCAGGTGCACAACGAGCTTGAGCGCGTTATCGCCAAGGGCGTGGAAGACGGCAGCATAGTGAAGGTCGACAGCAAAAGCACCGCCCAGGTGATTATTTCCCTTATGGTCGGTTCCAACCGTACACGGGTGCTGACCCCTTATGCGATGCCCACGCTGTACGAAGATGTTCTTGAGTTCATTTCACGCTCCATCAAGGCATAG
- a CDS encoding serine protease, producing MNESQHPVPPETPPSAAPVEGAVPAAAVVLPWYRRPLFWGVLLFLGLLLLAAWLFWKEWQQAEASKAAVAAQTEQWREHNAALETFMQQLRALLAKEPCEVKQGLGLISPPAGVMWPPLGSGSGAVNPGSARADAATLPPTADAKTQVPHAPMQQQTPKNVSELMEQGTVLVLAMREEGLSMGSGFFVAPGYVVTNAHVVGNATQAVVVNKALGRPFEASVRQVTHDNGQDFAVLGVNGASGVVPLKFAPGVSRTERVSAWGFPGAVTTDDPKFAALLKGDEAAAPEVVYTEGVVSVILERKPPLIVHTATVSQGNSGGPLVNDKGDVVGINTFIKLDDASYRQSSLAIVSTSLAAFLRSAGVPVTMAQSSESAGGKP from the coding sequence ATGAACGAAAGCCAACACCCCGTACCGCCTGAAACACCGCCAAGCGCCGCTCCTGTGGAAGGTGCCGTTCCCGCTGCCGCGGTTGTCCTGCCCTGGTATCGCCGCCCTCTTTTCTGGGGTGTGCTGTTGTTTCTGGGGCTTTTGCTGCTGGCCGCATGGCTGTTCTGGAAAGAATGGCAGCAGGCCGAGGCTTCCAAGGCTGCCGTTGCCGCTCAAACGGAGCAGTGGCGCGAGCACAACGCGGCGCTTGAAACATTCATGCAGCAATTGCGCGCCCTGCTTGCCAAGGAGCCTTGCGAAGTAAAGCAGGGACTTGGACTCATCAGCCCGCCTGCGGGTGTCATGTGGCCTCCTTTGGGTTCAGGCTCTGGCGCTGTGAATCCAGGCTCTGCCCGCGCGGATGCAGCCACCCTGCCGCCCACGGCAGACGCCAAAACGCAGGTGCCGCACGCGCCCATGCAACAGCAGACGCCCAAGAATGTTTCCGAGCTGATGGAACAGGGCACAGTGCTTGTGCTTGCTATGCGGGAAGAGGGCCTTTCCATGGGGTCCGGCTTTTTTGTGGCCCCGGGCTACGTGGTTACCAATGCCCATGTGGTGGGTAACGCCACTCAGGCGGTCGTTGTGAACAAAGCCCTGGGCAGACCCTTTGAGGCAAGCGTACGTCAGGTAACCCACGACAACGGGCAGGATTTTGCCGTGCTTGGCGTTAACGGCGCTTCTGGTGTTGTGCCGCTCAAGTTCGCGCCGGGCGTGAGCCGGACCGAACGCGTGAGCGCGTGGGGCTTCCCCGGCGCCGTCACCACTGACGATCCCAAATTTGCGGCCCTGCTCAAGGGCGATGAAGCCGCTGCGCCCGAAGTGGTGTATACCGAGGGCGTTGTGAGCGTTATTCTTGAGCGCAAGCCGCCGCTTATTGTGCACACGGCCACAGTTTCGCAGGGCAACAGCGGCGGGCCGCTTGTCAACGACAAGGGCGATGTGGTGGGCATCAACACCTTTATCAAATTGGACGATGCTTCCTACAGGCAATCCAGTCTCGCCATTGTCAGCACAAGCCTGGCAGCGTTTTTACGCTCGGCGGGCGTTCCCGTCACCATGGCCCAGAGCAGTGAATCCGCCGGAGGCAAGCCATGA